The Pseudomonas fulva 12-X sequence CGTAGCAGGGAATTTATCGGACATGGCGACCTCTCAAGCCAGTTGCGCCAGGGCCTGGCGAAATGCCGGCGGCAGCTCGTTACCCATATGCAGGCGGCCGCCCTGTTGCTGGAAGATGCCCATGCGCGCCAGCCAGGCTTCGAACTCCGGCGCCGCATGCAGGCCGAGCACCTTGCGCGCGTACAGGGCATCGTGAAACGACGTGGTCTGGTAGTTGAGCATCACGTCGTCGGAGCCGGGGATGCCCATGATGAAATTGATGCCCGCCGTGCCGAGCAGGGTCAGCAGGGTGTCCATGTCGTCCTGGTCGGCTTCGGCGTGGTTGGTGTAACAGATGTCGCAGCCCATGGGCACGCCGAGCAGCTTGCCGCAGAAGTGATCTTCCAGGCCGGCGCGGATGATCTGCTTGCCGTTGTACAGGTATTCCGGGCCGATGAAGCCGACCACGGTGTTGACCAGAAACGGGTTGAAGTGCCTGGCCACGGCGTAGGCGCGGGTTTCGCAGGTCTGCTGGTCGACGCCATGGTTGGCGTTGGCCGACAGCGCGCTACCCTGGCCGGTCTCGAAATACATGAGGTTGTTGCCCAGGGTGCCGCGCTTGAGGCTCAGGCCGGCTTCGTAGCCTTCCTGCAGCACCTTGAGGGTCACGCCGAAGCTGGCGTTGGCCGCCTCGGTGCCAGCGATCGACTGGAACACCAGGTCCAGCGGAGCACCGCGCTCGATGGCGGCGATGGAGCTGGTGACGTGGGTCAGCACGCAGGATTGGGTGGGGATCTCGTAGCGCTGGATGATCGCGTCGAGCATGTCCACCAGCGCGCGGATCGAGCTGGCGCTATCGGTAGCCGGGTTGATGCCGATCATCGCATCGCCGTTACCGTAGAGCAGGCCGTCGAGGATGCTGGCGGCGATGCCCGCCGGATCGTCGGTCGGGTGGTTGGGCTGCAGGCGCGTGGACATCCGCCCGCGCAGGCCCATGGTGTTGCGGAATTTAGTGACCACGCGGGTCTTCTGGGCAACCAGCACCAGATCCTGCACACGCATGATCTTCGATACCGCCGCGGCCATTTCCGGGGTCAGCCCCGGTGCCAGGGCGGTCAGGCTGGTTTCGTCGGCGGCATCGCTGAGCAGCCAGTCGCGCAGCCCGCCCACCGTCAGGTGGCTGACCGGGGCGAAGGCGTCGGCATCATGGGTGTCGACGATCAGCCGGGTGACTTCGTCCTGTTCATAGGGAATCACCGCTTCCTGCAGGAAGTGCTCCAGCGGCACATCGGCCAGGGCCATCTGCGCCGCGGCACGCTCGGCGTCGCTCTGCGCGGCGACCTCGGCCAGGTAATCACCGGAGCGGGCCGGGCTGGCCTTGGCCATCAACTCGCGCAGGCTGTCGAAGCGCCAGGTCATGTGGGCGATGGTGTGAGTGAATCCAGCCATGAATCATGTCTCCTGTCGCGGCCGCTTTTCAGCGGCCGCTGCAAGGGGTTAACGCAGTGACTGCTCGGCAGCCTGAATCGCCGCGAACTCTTCCTCCGGCGTGCCGGACACCAGGTGGTGACGGCTGTACAGCGCGAAGTAGGCAATGAACAGAGCGTAGATGACTGCCGCGCCGATCACGACCCGCAGGTCGACCAGGAAGCAGGCCACCAGCGCTACCGCTGCCAGCACCAGAGCCACCGACGAGGTCAGCACGCCACCGGGGGTGCGATAGGGGCGCGGCATGTCGGGACGACGGCTGCGCAGGGTGATGTGCGCCGCCATCATCAGTACGTAGGACAGCGTGGCGCCGAATACCGCGACCAGAATCAGCAGGTCTCCCTGGCCGGTCAGCGACAGGCCGAAGCCGATGATGCCCGGCACGATCAGGGCCATGACCGGCGCCTTGTTGCGGTTGGTCAGCGACAGGCTGCGTGGCAGGTAGCCGGCGCGCGACAGGGCGAAGATCTGCCGCGAGTAGGCGTAGATGATCGAGAAGAAACTGGCGATCAGACCGGCCAGGCCGACCAGGTTGACGAACTGGCTCATCCAGGTGGAACCGCCGTAGACCTTGACCAGCGATTCGACCAGCGGGTTACCCGAAGCCACCAGCGACTGGGCACCAGCGGCGCCTGGGCCGACCAGCAGAATCAGCCCGGCGAACACCAGCAGCACCAGCACCGCGCCGATCAGGCCGCGTGGCAGGTCGCGCTTGGGATCCTTGGTTTCCTCGGCAGCCAGCGGCACGCCTTCGACCGCCAGGAAGAACCAGATGCCGTAGGGCAGGGCGGCCCAGATGCCCAGGTAGCCGAAGGGCAGGAAGCTGCTGGCGCCATTGGCGTCGGTGGCGGGAATGTCGAACAGGTTGGCGACCTGGAAGTGCGGCGCCATGGCGACGATGTACACGCCCAGGGCGATGGCGGCGACGGCGGTAATGGCGAACATCAGCTTCAGCGCTTCCCCGGCACCGAGGATGTGGATGCCGATGAACACCACGTAGAACACCAGGTAGATGATCCAGCCGCCGATGCCGAACAACGACTCGCAGTAGGCACCGATAAAGCAGGCGATGGCCGCCGGCGCGATGGCGTATTCGATGAGGATCGCCGTGCCGGTCAAAAAGCCTCCCCAGGGCCCGAAGGCGGTGCGGGTGAAACCGTAGCCGCCGCCAGCGGTGGGGATCATCGACGACAGTTCGGCCAGCGAGAAGCACATGCACAGGTACATGGTCGCCATCAGCAGCGTGGCGATGAACATGCCGCCCCAGCCGCCCTGGGCCAGGCCGAAGTTCCAGCCGGCGTAGTCGCCGGAGATCACGTAGGCCACGCCCAGGCCGATCAACAGGATCCAGCCGGCGGCGCCCTGTTTCAATTGCCGGTTGGCGAAGTAGTCGGCGCTGACCGCTTCGGTTTCCACACCGCCTTGCGAGGGTGTGGCGATTGTCTCTTTGGACATGTTGGGACTCCTTCACGCCCCGCCGTAGGCGGCGGGGCGTCGTTTTAGTTGGCTGCGTTCAATTGGCAAATTGGCAGTTTCAGAAGAAGCCCAGCGGGTTGATGTCGTAGCTCACCAGCAGGTTCTTGGTCTGCTGGTAGTGGTCGAGCATCATCTTGTGGGTTTCGCGCCCGACCCCGGACTTTTTGTAGCCGCCAAAGGCAGCGTGCGCCGGGTACAGGTGGTAGCAGTTGGTCCAGACGCGCCCGGCCTTGATGCCGCGGCCCATGCGGTAGGCGCGGTTGATATCGCGCGTCCACACGCCGGCGCCCAGGCCGAACTCGGTGTCGTTGGCGATGGCCAGGGCTTCGGCTTCGTCCTTGAAGGTGGTCACGCCCACCACCGGCCCGAAAATTTCCTCCTGGAACACGCGCATCTTGTTGGTGCCCTTGAGCAGGGTCGGCTGGATGTAATAGCCGGTCGCCAAGTCGCCTTCGAGCTTCTCGGTCGCGCCGCCGGCGAGCACCTGGGCGCCTTCCTGCTGGGCGATTTCCAGGTAGCTGAGGATCTTGTCGTACTGCTGTTGGGAGGCCTGGGCGCCGACCATGGTGTCGGTGTCCAGCGGGTTGCCGCGCTTGATGGCTTTGATCTTCTTCATCACCTCGCTCATGAACGGCTCGAAGATCGACTCCTGCACCAGCGCCCGCGACGGACAGGTGCAAACCTCGCCCTGGTTGAAGAAGGCCAGCACCAGGCCTTCGGCGGCTTTCTCGATGAACGCCGGCTCGGCCTGCATGATGTCTTCGAAGAAGATGTTCGGCGACTTGCCGCCCAGCTCCACGGTGCTGGGGATGATGTTGGCGGCGGCGCATTTCATGATGTGCGAGCCCACCGGCGTGGAGCCGGTAAAGGCGATCTTGGCGATGCGCGTGCTGGTGGCCAGCGCTTCGCCGGCTTCACGGCCGAAGCCCTGGACGATATTGAGCACGCCCGGCGGTAGCAAGTCGCCGATGATCTCGGCCAATAAGGTGATCGACAGCGGCGTCTGCTCGGCGGGTTTCAATACCACGCAGTTGCCGGCGGCCAGGGCTGGAGCGAGTTTCCAGGCGGCCATCAGCAGCGGGAAGTTCCAAGGAATGATCTGCCCGACCACGCCCAACGGCTCGTGGAAGTGATAGGACGCGGTGTGCTCGTTGATCTCCGCCGAGGTGCCTTCCTGGGCGCGGATGCAGCCGGCGAAGTAGCGGAAGTGATCGGCGGCCAGGGGCACGTCGGCGTTGAGGGTTTCGCGCACGGCCTTGCCGTTGTCCCAGGTCTCGGCCACGGCCAGCAGCTCGAGGTTGGCTTCGATGCGGTCGGCGATCTTCAAGAGGATCAGCGCGCGGTCCTGCACTGATGTCTTGCCCCAGGCATCGGCGGCGGCATGGGCGGCGTCCAGGGCCTTGTCGATATCCTTGGCGTCCGAGCGCGGGAATTCGCCGATGGCCGAGGCATCCACCGGGCTGGTATTGGTGAAGAACTGACCGCCCACCGGCGCGACGAACTCGCCGCCGATGTAGTTGCCGTAGCGCGATTTCAGGGTGACGACGGCGCCTGCGGTACCGGGTTTGGCATAAATCATGTGACGTTCTCCCATTACGAGTTCTTGTAGTTTTCAGGGGCGGGTCGCGAGCACGACCGGGCTCGCGTTGAACTATGAGACGAATTCATGGGGCCGACTTGACGCTAGGCGAGGCTGGCTGTTCTGCAAAGTCAAATTTCGAAAGTGGCGTGCAGCCTGTCGCACTAGGTCAACTGAGGTGGCTCCGTTTCGGTGCGAGTGTTTCCGAATGACCCGTTTTAGGGCTTTCGTGGCAGGCCGCGAGGAGACGGCTTGGCGCGGGAGCCGGTGGGGCGGGGTTATTGGCGGAGCGTTCAATAAACGGCGTGTTTTTTGCTTTTAGACACAAATTGTCACCAAGGAGGCGCCATGAGCTCCGTTCTCGTCCAGCCCGACCTGTCTGCCGGCCTGCCATTGATTTCCGGTGGGCCCACCAATACCGGCGTGCTGGCTGCAGCGGCCAGCGGCCTGTGCGGCTTTATCGAAAAGCACGGCGGTGATCCGGATCGCATCCTCGGTGTATCCGGCATCGACCCCGAATCCCTGCGCCATCCCACACTGAGCCTGGCGCTGCCCAATTACTGCCAGGTGCTGGAGGAGGCGTCGCGCCAGTCCGGTTGCGACAACTTCGGGCTGTACTACGGCCAGCAGTTCAAGCCCCAGGCGTTAGGGCTGCTTGGCTATATCGGCCTGTGCTCGGCGACCGTCGAACAGGCGCTGATCAACTTCGCCCGTGCCTTTCCGCTGCACCAGCGCAACAGCCTGATCCGTTTGGTGGACGAAGGCGAGTGCTACCGCTTCGACTACCAGGTGCGCCACGGCGCGATTCTTTGCCGCCGCCAGGACGCCGAGTTGACCCTGGGCATGGCCCTCAATCTGGTTCGCCACGTGCTCGGCCCGCAGTGGGCGCCGCGCGCGGTGCACTTCGAGCATCCACGCCCGGAGCACTGGCATGAGCACTGCAAAGTCTTCGACGCGCCGGTGTATTTCGAGCAGCCGTTCAATTCCCTGGTCATCCCCAAGCGCGGCCTCGAGCGCGCCATGCCGCAGGGCGACCCGGTGTTGCTGTTGGTGATGCAGGACTCGCTCAGCCAGCTCAGCGCCCTGAGCGGCCGTGGCGAACGGGACCTGGCCGATGACGTGCGCGAGCAGATCCGCCAGCAACTGCTGATGGGCGAGCCCGTGCTGGAATTGGCTGCCGAGCAGCTGGGCATGAGCAGCTGGTCGCTACAGCGCCGCCTGCGCGACCAGGGCCTGACCTTCACCGCCATGGTCGACAAGGTGCGCTGCGAGCTGGCCACCCACTACCTGCGCCAGCACCAGTTGCCCATCTCCAACCTGGCGCCGCTGCTCGGCTACTCGGAAGTCAGCGCCTTTTCCCGCGCCTTCCGCCGCTGGTTCGGCGTCAGCCCGCGGCAATGGCGGCATGAGAGTGATGGTGTGGGTGGGCGGCGGCACTAGGTGCTGGACGCTTTCAGTCGTGGGCCAGCGAATCGCCCAGCGCCCGACAGCTGTACCAGGGCAACACCTACCAGAATCAGCGCAATGGCTACCCAGGCGCTTGCGGTGACCGGCTCGCCGAGCCACCAGCCGATCAGCAGCGCGACCACGGGCGGGATGTAGGTCACGGCAGAAGCCGCCAGTGCGCCCAGGGCGTCGACGATGAAGTAATAGGCCAGGTAGGCGGCGCCCGTTCCCAGCAAGCCGAGGCCGAACACCAGGCCAACCCAGGCGTGGGTGTCATCGAACACTGCGCCGATGCCGTGAAAAGGCGTGACGATTGCCAGCAGCGCCAGGGCAAGGCCGATCTGGTAGGTGGTCAGTGCCACGGCCGGCAGGCCCAGGGGGGTGATGAAGCGCTTGGCGTAGACGAATGAGCAACCCACGCTCAGGGAGCCGAGAATCATGTAGATCACGCCCTTGAGATCGATGCCGCCCTGTGCCGACCAGGGCTTGGCCACCACGATGATGCCCAGAAACCCAAGACCGATGCCGAGTGTTTTCAGGCGAGTCAGCTGTTCGCTACGCAGAAAAAGCCAGGCGCATAAAAAAGTGAACAGCGGGATCGCGCCACCCAGCATGCCGGCGATGCTGGTATCGAGTAACGCGGTGCCCTTGGCGAAGGCGAAGTAGTAGAGCGCCGTTGCCAGCAATGACATGACGAGAAAGTGATGGGCGTGTTTCCAGTGCTCACGACGCAGCGCGCCCGTGGCCAGTGCGTAGAGCAGCACCGGGAGAAACCCGAACAATACTCGCAGCAGGGTGATCTGCAGCGGCGAGATGAACGCGGCAGCCGTTTTGACGAAAACAAAATTGCTGCCCCAGATAACGCCCAGAAAGGCGAATACGGCAATTGCAGACTTGTTCATGGCGGCTCTCGATTCGGAGATGGATTCGCTACTGGCAGCACTGCCCTACCGGAGAGCGGCTGGCGTGGCGTCAGCGCAGCGAACGCTATAGGCTGACAGCAGCCTAACAAGCACCGGCACTCTGTAGAGAGGCAGAGAAACTTTTCCGAGCCAATAGAAAATCCATCGTCATGCAGCCAGGCTTTGCCAGATTGCCGTCACTCAACGCGTTGCGCGTATTCGAAGTGGTGGCGCGTCACCTGAATTTCCGTATCGCCTCCGAGGAGCTGGGGGTGACCCAGGCTGCAGTCGCCCAGCAGATCCGTGGGCTGGAGGCGGGCCTGGAGGTTCGCTTGTTCGAGCGCCTGCCGCGTGGTCTCGCGCTTACCGATGCCGGGCGTAGTTACAGCGAAAGCGTGCGCCGCGCCTTGGCAATGATTGACGAGGCGACCCGGCTGCTGCGACCCATACCATCGCAGCTCACGGTCAGCGTTACGCCCACCTTTGCCTCCAAATGGCTGATACCGAAGCTGGGAAACTTTGCCGAAAGCAATCCGCAAATCGATCTGCGGTTACTGGCCAGCGAGCGAATCTGCCATTTCCAGACCGATGGGGTGGATCTTGCCGTGCGCTATGGCCGGCCGCCGTTTGGCGTGGGGCTCAATGTCGAGCTCTTGATGGAGCAGCACATCGTCGCGGTGGCCAGTCCAGCGCTGTTGAGAGGCAAAGGCATGCCGGACTCCTTCGAAGCCTTGCAGCGCTTCGTCGCGCTGCACGATGCGCATAATTTCTGGCCCGAGTTCACGGCCACGGTCTTTCACGAGCGTCCGTCACCTACCAGCAGGAATCTGCACTTCAACCAGACTTCACTGGCCATCGAGGCCGCCATCGGCGGGCAGGGCATCACGCTCGCCAGCCATGCATTCGTAAAGGACGACATTGCCGCCGGCCGGCTGGTGCAGGTTTTCGCCCAACAGCTGCACCTCAACAAGGCGTTCTATCTGGTGTGGCCGCGCAAAGCGCCGGAGGCCGAGGCATTAGGGGTTGTTCGCCAATGGCTGAAGAGCCAGGCCGCAAAGGGCTAAGCGAAGCCAGCCGGTTTCCTGCGCCTTGCGCCGAGGGCTTTGTCAGCCCGTGCGGAGCGCTAACGGGCGGCGCGCGCCTTTTTGGCTCGCCGCCTCGCGTAGCTGGCGCAAGCGTTCGCGTGTCGATTGATCTGCGCCTGGGCCGGGTTTCAGGCCGAGGTCTCTCAGCGCCACCTGCTCGCCGTTGATGTCGGTCAGCTGGATCGGTGCCAGCGGCGCGCCGGTATGGCGGTTCAGCGCAATCAGCGGGGCGCCGTCCGGCAAGGGGTTCCACTTATCTCCCCACTGCAGCATTGCGATGATGATCACGTGCAGCGCCTGACCCTTCTCGGTCAGCGCGTATTCGGTGCCGCTGCCCACGCTGTTCTTGATGACGATGCCGTAGTCCTGCAGCAGCTTTAGGCGCTTGGACAGGATGCCCTTGGATATCTCCAGGTTGCGCTGAAAGTCGTCGAACTTCGTGGTGCCCCAGAGCAGCTCGCGCACGATCAGCAGATTCCACCAATCGCCTAGTACGTCCACCGAGCGGGCGACCGAGCAATTGCGATCTTCGAAAGTAACTCG is a genomic window containing:
- a CDS encoding ethanolamine ammonia-lyase subunit EutB; the protein is MAGFTHTIAHMTWRFDSLRELMAKASPARSGDYLAEVAAQSDAERAAAQMALADVPLEHFLQEAVIPYEQDEVTRLIVDTHDADAFAPVSHLTVGGLRDWLLSDAADETSLTALAPGLTPEMAAAVSKIMRVQDLVLVAQKTRVVTKFRNTMGLRGRMSTRLQPNHPTDDPAGIAASILDGLLYGNGDAMIGINPATDSASSIRALVDMLDAIIQRYEIPTQSCVLTHVTSSIAAIERGAPLDLVFQSIAGTEAANASFGVTLKVLQEGYEAGLSLKRGTLGNNLMYFETGQGSALSANANHGVDQQTCETRAYAVARHFNPFLVNTVVGFIGPEYLYNGKQIIRAGLEDHFCGKLLGVPMGCDICYTNHAEADQDDMDTLLTLLGTAGINFIMGIPGSDDVMLNYQTTSFHDALYARKVLGLHAAPEFEAWLARMGIFQQQGGRLHMGNELPPAFRQALAQLA
- the eat gene encoding ethanolamine permease, whose protein sequence is MSKETIATPSQGGVETEAVSADYFANRQLKQGAAGWILLIGLGVAYVISGDYAGWNFGLAQGGWGGMFIATLLMATMYLCMCFSLAELSSMIPTAGGGYGFTRTAFGPWGGFLTGTAILIEYAIAPAAIACFIGAYCESLFGIGGWIIYLVFYVVFIGIHILGAGEALKLMFAITAVAAIALGVYIVAMAPHFQVANLFDIPATDANGASSFLPFGYLGIWAALPYGIWFFLAVEGVPLAAEETKDPKRDLPRGLIGAVLVLLVFAGLILLVGPGAAGAQSLVASGNPLVESLVKVYGGSTWMSQFVNLVGLAGLIASFFSIIYAYSRQIFALSRAGYLPRSLSLTNRNKAPVMALIVPGIIGFGLSLTGQGDLLILVAVFGATLSYVLMMAAHITLRSRRPDMPRPYRTPGGVLTSSVALVLAAVALVACFLVDLRVVIGAAVIYALFIAYFALYSRHHLVSGTPEEEFAAIQAAEQSLR
- the exaC gene encoding acetaldehyde dehydrogenase ExaC, which gives rise to MIYAKPGTAGAVVTLKSRYGNYIGGEFVAPVGGQFFTNTSPVDASAIGEFPRSDAKDIDKALDAAHAAADAWGKTSVQDRALILLKIADRIEANLELLAVAETWDNGKAVRETLNADVPLAADHFRYFAGCIRAQEGTSAEINEHTASYHFHEPLGVVGQIIPWNFPLLMAAWKLAPALAAGNCVVLKPAEQTPLSITLLAEIIGDLLPPGVLNIVQGFGREAGEALATSTRIAKIAFTGSTPVGSHIMKCAAANIIPSTVELGGKSPNIFFEDIMQAEPAFIEKAAEGLVLAFFNQGEVCTCPSRALVQESIFEPFMSEVMKKIKAIKRGNPLDTDTMVGAQASQQQYDKILSYLEIAQQEGAQVLAGGATEKLEGDLATGYYIQPTLLKGTNKMRVFQEEIFGPVVGVTTFKDEAEALAIANDTEFGLGAGVWTRDINRAYRMGRGIKAGRVWTNCYHLYPAHAAFGGYKKSGVGRETHKMMLDHYQQTKNLLVSYDINPLGFF
- the qhpR gene encoding AraC-like transcriptional regulator QhpR — its product is MSSVLVQPDLSAGLPLISGGPTNTGVLAAAASGLCGFIEKHGGDPDRILGVSGIDPESLRHPTLSLALPNYCQVLEEASRQSGCDNFGLYYGQQFKPQALGLLGYIGLCSATVEQALINFARAFPLHQRNSLIRLVDEGECYRFDYQVRHGAILCRRQDAELTLGMALNLVRHVLGPQWAPRAVHFEHPRPEHWHEHCKVFDAPVYFEQPFNSLVIPKRGLERAMPQGDPVLLLVMQDSLSQLSALSGRGERDLADDVREQIRQQLLMGEPVLELAAEQLGMSSWSLQRRLRDQGLTFTAMVDKVRCELATHYLRQHQLPISNLAPLLGYSEVSAFSRAFRRWFGVSPRQWRHESDGVGGRRH
- a CDS encoding DMT family transporter, translating into MNKSAIAVFAFLGVIWGSNFVFVKTAAAFISPLQITLLRVLFGFLPVLLYALATGALRREHWKHAHHFLVMSLLATALYYFAFAKGTALLDTSIAGMLGGAIPLFTFLCAWLFLRSEQLTRLKTLGIGLGFLGIIVVAKPWSAQGGIDLKGVIYMILGSLSVGCSFVYAKRFITPLGLPAVALTTYQIGLALALLAIVTPFHGIGAVFDDTHAWVGLVFGLGLLGTGAAYLAYYFIVDALGALAASAVTYIPPVVALLIGWWLGEPVTASAWVAIALILVGVALVQLSGAGRFAGPRLKASST
- a CDS encoding LysR substrate-binding domain-containing protein — its product is MQPGFARLPSLNALRVFEVVARHLNFRIASEELGVTQAAVAQQIRGLEAGLEVRLFERLPRGLALTDAGRSYSESVRRALAMIDEATRLLRPIPSQLTVSVTPTFASKWLIPKLGNFAESNPQIDLRLLASERICHFQTDGVDLAVRYGRPPFGVGLNVELLMEQHIVAVASPALLRGKGMPDSFEALQRFVALHDAHNFWPEFTATVFHERPSPTSRNLHFNQTSLAIEAAIGGQGITLASHAFVKDDIAAGRLVQVFAQQLHLNKAFYLVWPRKAPEAEALGVVRQWLKSQAAKG
- a CDS encoding winged helix-turn-helix transcriptional regulator; amino-acid sequence: MERVTFEDRNCSVARSVDVLGDWWNLLIVRELLWGTTKFDDFQRNLEISKGILSKRLKLLQDYGIVIKNSVGSGTEYALTEKGQALHVIIIAMLQWGDKWNPLPDGAPLIALNRHTGAPLAPIQLTDINGEQVALRDLGLKPGPGADQSTRERLRQLREAASQKGARRPLALRTG